A region of the Gallaecimonas mangrovi genome:
CGTAACGCCGGGGTGGCCTTCTTTGCCTGGGCGGCCCCGCTTACTTTCTTGGCCACAACATTGTCGGGAACAATTTTGAACGTTGGCGACAAAGCCAACGGCCCGCAGGGTGAAGACCATGGATGGTCTGAATAACCAAGAAAGTTACGCGCCTGCCGGTGCGCGAACCGGCATTTAAACGAACAATAAAATAAAAAGGCACATCCATCTTCTGAGTACTTTGGGTAATGGAATATGCCTCTCAAAAAATAATTAGGTTTGGGCGTTGGGTAAGCGTTACCTAACAAGTTACTCAAAAGGACGCTGGACCTCACCCGCTTTATCGGATAACTGATAAAGAGGTTATTGTTACCCACATACAAGGCTGGAAACGCAACTGGTAATGCCTTTTTTAGGAATAAGTCGTGATAGATAACAAAATCAGGCAAGAAATATTAGCTCGTCTGAAGATGACGGAAGATAAATTTGCTGTAAAGATCCTTATGGCCGTTGAATCTGGCAGCCGAGCCTGGGGATTTGCTTCACCCAATAGTGACTATGATGTTCGCTTTATTTACGTAAACAAGCGTGATTGGTATCTGTCGGTAGACTTAGAGGATAAGCGCGATGTTATCGAATATCCGATAGTAGATGACATTGATTTAAATGGATGGGATCTCAGAAAGGCATTGAAGTTGTTCTGGAAATCCAATCCTGCCTTTGTAGAATGGGTCCTATCGCCAATATCTTATATTGATGACGGCGTTTTTCGTCAGGAAGCGCTGAAGCTGTTGCCGGAAATATATTCCCCGGAAAAG
Encoded here:
- a CDS encoding nucleotidyltransferase domain-containing protein → MIDNKIRQEILARLKMTEDKFAVKILMAVESGSRAWGFASPNSDYDVRFIYVNKRDWYLSVDLEDKRDVIEYPIVDDIDLNGWDLRKALKLFWKSNPAFVEWVLSPISYIDDGVFRQEALKLLPEIYSPEKGIYHYRSMAKTNYRGYLKEDMVPLKKYFYVLRPLFSIQWLERYGTAAPIEFDKVLSLVTDSELLHTIYALLERKKVSEEKMLAPAIPVLNQYIEKELARLEEIKPPKADRSTEMAQLNSLFHRLLKGNG